In Kryptolebias marmoratus isolate JLee-2015 linkage group LG20, ASM164957v2, whole genome shotgun sequence, a genomic segment contains:
- the arhgef18a gene encoding rho guanine nucleotide exchange factor 18a isoform X1, with translation MSSRSGSAQMDEADGWRLKASEDSGSQAEPDAPKVSDYKELQIDLKSDAQNLEAETWSLAVDQNYLKSLNKDAIERQDAIYELIQTEMHHVRTLKILTHIYMYELKQSLRVDNAWLEQLFPGVEVLLGLHQLFLNLLKERQKESQEEGSSKNYYITQLGDILINQFSGLLGDQMMATYGYFCSKHSEAVSLYKEQLQSNKKLQAFIKKMDQFSLVRRLGIPECFLLVTQRITKYPFLVERIIKNTEADSEECRSLVKGLELIKDTICQVNSQVREHEMSLRLREIGLRLEPKTQVRMKDGRVFRREELTLSSRCLLHEGVVALKSSGKQKEVLAVLLSDVLLFLQEKDQKFVFASVDNNQPVIFLQRVIVREVAHEDKGLYIICACTVGMAGMYEIYAGSKEERDKWMTLIREAVEDCQEKDRYHKMIASLQYYQDLLRAKDDLLEKCLTEKQEIFDALYKQLIGQESPHQGLLLRGDASDLQQGEALLNEAIKDAEILQNRFFMRIRDPNLPPEEAELQGGRVRRAQTFAGWDDNPNINYGVESPDRNVVVSSYSRQTSCENLLKRMSISEGLEQSADDETEIHRVPQSSSTSSHFPDKEACYRVLKLSKALHSLEAVIAQQDSRIEMQKAFQMKNKLPSRSYNNMLLEQEKQRTLKKQKEEMADLQKQQAQLRDERQRWEKETEQQRLQVKALETELQQREEACRRREEKLEEENSELKKQREAYQKNLEILRVTSKKIEKDKEDLEKRRLRLNQNRNYDDPTQSLPYQSHRGSVVNGGGTLTAPSTTRVPIANHSEPMDIPPRVPPRRESISPRPISQKRPPARASSTTSHRQKAAMVQQQIPQQLATSSKSRYKSYKSKRAHKRAHSAANIDVSYLVPIKATSKEGGSLRTISNTSPKRSLTSDTFRPPAPVQNVKPSQSFSTNRRDSSEEPPPPPPPFPKDIKKKEDRLVIV, from the exons ATGAGCTCCAG ATCTGGCTCAGCGCAGATGGACGAGGCTGACGGCTGGCGGCTGAAGGCCTCGGAGGACTCCGGGTCTCAGGCTGAGCCTGACGCCCCAAAAG TCTCAGATTATAAAGAGCTGCAAATTGATCTGAAGTCTGATGCCCAGAATCTGGAGGCGGAGACCTGGAGCTTGGCTGTGGACCAGAACTACCTGAAATCCCTGAACAAAGACGCCATTGAAAGACAGGATGCCATCTACG AGTTGATCCAGACCGAGATGCACCATGTGCGCACGTTAAAGATCCTTACCCACATCTACATGTACGAGCTGAAGCAGTCTCTTCGGGTGGACAACGCTTGGCTGGAGCAGCTTTTCCCCGGAGTAGAGGTTCTGCTCGGCCTCCACCAGCTCTTCCTCAACTTGCTCAAAGAGCGCCAGAAGGAGAGCCAGGAGGAAGGCAGCTCAAAGAACTACTACATCACACAGCTGGGGGACATTCTCATCAATCAG TTTTCAGGTTTGCTGGGAGACCAGATGATGGCAACTTATGGCTACTTTTGCAGCAAACACAGTGAAGCTGTCAGCTTATACAAAGAGCAGCTACAGAGCAACAAGAAGCTGCAGGCTTTCATTAAA AAAATGGATCAGTTCTCTCTGGTGCGACGACTGGGAATCCCTGAATGCTTCCTGTTGGTGACCCAGCGCATCACCAAGTACCCGTTTCTGGTGGAACGAATCATCAAGAACACGGAGG CTGACTCGGAGGAGTGCAGGTCTCTGGTGAAAGGTTTGGAGCTGATCAAGGACACAATCTGCCAGGTGAACAGTCAGGTCAGAGAGCATGAGATGAGTTTGCGTCTGAGAGAGATCGGCTTGCGTCTGGAGCCAAAGACTCAGGTCCGGATGAAGGATGGCCGGGTCTTCCGCAGAGAGGAGCTGACCCTGAGCAGCAGGTGTCTGCTGCATGAAGGCGTCGTGGCCTTAAAGTCCTCTGGGAAACAGAAAG AAGTGCTTGCTGTGCTGCTGTCAGACGTGCTCCTCTTCTTACAAGAAAAAGaccagaagtttgtttttgcttctgtg GATAACAACCAACCAGTGATCTTCCTTCAAAGAGTGATTGTCAGAGAAGTAGCCCACGAGGACAAAGGCCTGTATATCATCTGTGCGTGCACCGTTGGAATGGCGGGAATGTACGAGATCTACGCCGGCTCCAAAGAGGAGCGTGACAAATGGATGACCCTCATCCGAGAAGCTGTGGAAGA ttGTCAAGAAAAGGACCGGTATCATAAAATGATTGCAAGTTTGCAATATTATCAAG ATTTGCTGCGGGCGAAGGACGACCTGTTAGAAAAATGTCTGACGGAGAAGCAGGAGATCTTCGATGCTCTTTATAAGCAGCTGATTGGCCAGGAGAGCCCCCACCAAGGGCTGCTGCTGCGAGGAGATGCGTCTGACCTCCAGCAGGGGGAGGCGCTGCTCAACGAGGCCATCAAAGACG cgGAAATCCTGCAGAACCGGTTCTTCATGAGGATAAGAGACCCAAACCTCCCTCCAGAGGAGGCTGAGCTGCAGGGAGGGAGGGTCAGGAGGGCTCAGACTTTTGCAGGGTGGGACGATAACCCCAACATAAACT ATGGAGTTGAGTCGCCTGATAGAAATGTGGTCGTTTCATCGTACAGCCGCCAAACCAGCTGTGAAAATCTGCTGAAGAGAATGTCCATCTCTGAAGGCCTGGAACAGTCT GCTGATGATGAAACTGAAATCCATCGAGTCCCACAGAGCAGTTCTACCTCCAGTCACTTTCCTGACAAAGAG GCGTGTTACCGTGTGTTGAAGCTCTCAAAGGCGCTCCACAGCTTAGAA GCAGTCATCGCCCAGCAGGACAGCAGGATTGAGATGCAGAAGGCCTTCCAGATGAAGAACAAGCTTCCCTCTCGCAGCTACAACAACATGCTGCTGGAGCAGGAGAAGCAGCGCACCCTGAAGAAGCAGAAGGAGGAAATGGCCGACCTGCAGAAGCAGCAGGCTCAGCTCCGGGACGAGCGGCAGCGCTGGGAGAAGGAGACGGAGCAGCAGAGGCTCCAGGTGAAGGCTCTGGAGacggagctgcagcagagagaggaggcgtgcaggaggagggaggagaagctggaggaggagaactCTGAGCTGAAGAAGCAAAGGGAGGCTTACCAGAAGAACCTGGAGATCCTGAGGGTGACCTCAAAGAAAATAGAGAAGGATAAAGAGGATTTAGAAAAGAGGAGGTTGAGATTGAATCAAAACCGCAATTATGATGATCCTACACAg TCCTTGCCATACCAGTCTCACAGGGGGAGCGTAGTAAACGGAGGCGGGACCCTGACTGCACCTTCGACGACCCGAGTCCCGATCGCTAACCATTCCGAGCCGATGGACATCCCTCCTAGAGTTCCACCTCGACGGGAGAGCATCAGCCCCCGACCCATCAGCCAGAAACGCCCCCCTGCACGAGCCAGCAGCACCACCTCCCACAGGCAGAAGGCCGCGATGGTGCAGCAGCAGATCCCCCAACAGCTCGCCACATCCTCCAAGAGCAGATATAAAAGCTACAAGTCAAAGCGGGCTCACAAGAGGGCGCACAGCGCAG CTAATATAGATGTTAGTTACCTGGTGCCGATCAAAGCGACAAGCAAAGAAGGAGGCAGCCTAAGGACCATCAGTAACACCAGTCCAAAGAGGAGCTTAACCTCAG ACACCTTCAGGCCTCCAGCGCCCGTTCAGAACGTCAAACCATCTCAGTCGTTCAGCACAAACAGGCGGGACAGCAGCGAAGAGCCTCCACCTCCTCCGCCCCCCTTCCCTAAAGACATTAAGAAAAAAGAGGACAGGTTGGTCATCGTTTAA
- the sppl2 gene encoding signal peptide peptidase-like 2 isoform X2: protein MRLPETLIWAAFLIQKVVGEYGMAHFSDQGKSKGKDYCIFFNSQWARLPQDLNKASRLQIYDLTTSVLCSPSDVPEGGFPNRIPMVMRGNCTFYEKVRLAQINGAKGLLIVSKDRLTPPAGNKTQYEEIDIPVALLSYSDMLDISKTFGKGRLVAMYAPNEPVLDYNMVIIFLMAVGTVAIGGYWAGSRDSKKRYMKHKRDDGAEKQDEETVDVTPIMICVFVVMCCNMLVLLYFFYDYLAIWVIGIFCVASSVGLHSCLWPFVRRIPFCKCRVPENNLPYLHKRPQIRMLLLSALCISVSIVWMVFRNEDQWAWVLQDALGIAFCLYMLKTVRLSTFKACTLLLTVLFVYDVFFVFITPFFTKSGESIMVEVAAGPSDSATHEKLPMVLKVPRLNSSPLALCDRPFSLLGFGDILVPGLLVAYCHRFDILTQSSRIYFVACTIAYGIGLLITFVALALMQMGQPALLYLVPCTLLTSLAVALWRKELPQFWTGSGFVSAAEGSAGCQCHCSLP, encoded by the exons ATGAGGCTCCCCGAAACACTGATTTGGGCCGCTTTTCTCATCCAGAAG GTGGTGGGAGAGTACGGCATGGCCCATTTCAGTGATCAGGGCAAGAGCAAAGGGAAGGATTATTGCATATTCTTCAACTCCCAGTGGGCACGTCTACCTCAGGACCTCAACAAAGCA TCACGTCTTCAGATCTATGACTTGACGACTTCGGTCCTGTGCTCGCCCTCCGACGTCCCGGAGGGAGGCTTCCCGAACCGCATCCCCATGGTGATGAGGGGTAACTGCACTTTCTATGAAAAGGTTCGCCTGGCCCAGATTAACGGTGCTAAGGGCCTGCTCATTGTCAGCAAGGACAGGCTG ACTCCACCAGCAGGAAATAAGACTCAGTATGAAGAGATTGACATCCCTGTAGCACTGCTGAGCTACTCTGATATGTTGGACATAAGCAAG ACCTTTGGAAAAGGAAGGCTTGTTGCCATGTACGCACCCAACGAGCCCGTCTTGGACTATAACATGGTGATAATCTTCTTGATGGCAGTGGGAACCGTGGCCATCGGAGGCTACTGGGCCGGCAGCAGAGACAGCAAAAA acgTTACATGAAGCATAAGCGGGATGACGGCGCCGAGAAGCAGGACGAGGAGACGGTGGACGTCACCCCCATCATGATCTGTGTGTTCGTGGTCATGTGCTGCAACATGCTGGTGCTCCTTTACTTCTTCTACGACTACCTGG CCATCTGGGTGATCGGGATCTTCTGCGTGGCGTCCTCCGTCGGCCTCCACAGCTGCCTCTGGCCTTTCGTCAGGAGAATTCCTTTCTGCAAGTGCAG GGTCCCGGAGAACAACCTGCCGTACCTCCACAAGCGGCCGCAGATCCGCATGCTGCTGCTGTCGGCGCTCTGCATCAGCGTCAGCATCGTCTGGATGGTTTTTCGCAACGAAGACCA GTGGGCGTGGGTGTTGCAGGACGCCCTGGGGATCGCCTTCTGTCTCTACATGCTCAAAACAGTCAGGCTGTCCACGTTCAAG GCTTGCACTTTACTTCTGacggttctgtttgtttatgatgttttctttgtatttattacGCCCTTCTTTACAAAG agtgGGGAAAGTATAATGGTGGAGGTAGCGGCAGGTCCCTCTGACTCTGCCACTCATGAAAAG CTCCCCATGGTGCTCAAAGTGCCGAGGTTAAACTCCTCTCCTCTGGCTCTTTGCGACCGGCCCTTCTCCCTCCTGGGCTTCGGAGATATCTTAGTGCCAG gtcTGCTGGTGGCGTACTGTCACAGATTTGACATTTTAACACAATCCTCGAGGATCTACTTCGTGGCCTGTACGATTG CGTACGGCATCGGCCTGCTCATCACCTTCGTGGCCCTGGCCTTGATGCAGATGGGTCAGCCGGCCCTGCTCTACCTGGTGCCTTGCACTCTGCTCACCAGCCTCGCCGTAGCGCTGTGGCGCAAGGAGTTGCCCCAGTTCTGGACTGGAAGTGGATTTGTG TCTGCTGCTGAGGGCTCAGCTGGCTGCCAGTGTCACTGCAG CCTCCCATAG
- the arhgef18a gene encoding rho guanine nucleotide exchange factor 18a isoform X2 produces MDEADGWRLKASEDSGSQAEPDAPKVSDYKELQIDLKSDAQNLEAETWSLAVDQNYLKSLNKDAIERQDAIYELIQTEMHHVRTLKILTHIYMYELKQSLRVDNAWLEQLFPGVEVLLGLHQLFLNLLKERQKESQEEGSSKNYYITQLGDILINQFSGLLGDQMMATYGYFCSKHSEAVSLYKEQLQSNKKLQAFIKKMDQFSLVRRLGIPECFLLVTQRITKYPFLVERIIKNTEADSEECRSLVKGLELIKDTICQVNSQVREHEMSLRLREIGLRLEPKTQVRMKDGRVFRREELTLSSRCLLHEGVVALKSSGKQKEVLAVLLSDVLLFLQEKDQKFVFASVDNNQPVIFLQRVIVREVAHEDKGLYIICACTVGMAGMYEIYAGSKEERDKWMTLIREAVEDCQEKDRYHKMIASLQYYQDLLRAKDDLLEKCLTEKQEIFDALYKQLIGQESPHQGLLLRGDASDLQQGEALLNEAIKDAEILQNRFFMRIRDPNLPPEEAELQGGRVRRAQTFAGWDDNPNINYGVESPDRNVVVSSYSRQTSCENLLKRMSISEGLEQSADDETEIHRVPQSSSTSSHFPDKEACYRVLKLSKALHSLEAVIAQQDSRIEMQKAFQMKNKLPSRSYNNMLLEQEKQRTLKKQKEEMADLQKQQAQLRDERQRWEKETEQQRLQVKALETELQQREEACRRREEKLEEENSELKKQREAYQKNLEILRVTSKKIEKDKEDLEKRRLRLNQNRNYDDPTQSLPYQSHRGSVVNGGGTLTAPSTTRVPIANHSEPMDIPPRVPPRRESISPRPISQKRPPARASSTTSHRQKAAMVQQQIPQQLATSSKSRYKSYKSKRAHKRAHSAANIDVSYLVPIKATSKEGGSLRTISNTSPKRSLTSDTFRPPAPVQNVKPSQSFSTNRRDSSEEPPPPPPPFPKDIKKKEDRLVIV; encoded by the exons ATGGACGAGGCTGACGGCTGGCGGCTGAAGGCCTCGGAGGACTCCGGGTCTCAGGCTGAGCCTGACGCCCCAAAAG TCTCAGATTATAAAGAGCTGCAAATTGATCTGAAGTCTGATGCCCAGAATCTGGAGGCGGAGACCTGGAGCTTGGCTGTGGACCAGAACTACCTGAAATCCCTGAACAAAGACGCCATTGAAAGACAGGATGCCATCTACG AGTTGATCCAGACCGAGATGCACCATGTGCGCACGTTAAAGATCCTTACCCACATCTACATGTACGAGCTGAAGCAGTCTCTTCGGGTGGACAACGCTTGGCTGGAGCAGCTTTTCCCCGGAGTAGAGGTTCTGCTCGGCCTCCACCAGCTCTTCCTCAACTTGCTCAAAGAGCGCCAGAAGGAGAGCCAGGAGGAAGGCAGCTCAAAGAACTACTACATCACACAGCTGGGGGACATTCTCATCAATCAG TTTTCAGGTTTGCTGGGAGACCAGATGATGGCAACTTATGGCTACTTTTGCAGCAAACACAGTGAAGCTGTCAGCTTATACAAAGAGCAGCTACAGAGCAACAAGAAGCTGCAGGCTTTCATTAAA AAAATGGATCAGTTCTCTCTGGTGCGACGACTGGGAATCCCTGAATGCTTCCTGTTGGTGACCCAGCGCATCACCAAGTACCCGTTTCTGGTGGAACGAATCATCAAGAACACGGAGG CTGACTCGGAGGAGTGCAGGTCTCTGGTGAAAGGTTTGGAGCTGATCAAGGACACAATCTGCCAGGTGAACAGTCAGGTCAGAGAGCATGAGATGAGTTTGCGTCTGAGAGAGATCGGCTTGCGTCTGGAGCCAAAGACTCAGGTCCGGATGAAGGATGGCCGGGTCTTCCGCAGAGAGGAGCTGACCCTGAGCAGCAGGTGTCTGCTGCATGAAGGCGTCGTGGCCTTAAAGTCCTCTGGGAAACAGAAAG AAGTGCTTGCTGTGCTGCTGTCAGACGTGCTCCTCTTCTTACAAGAAAAAGaccagaagtttgtttttgcttctgtg GATAACAACCAACCAGTGATCTTCCTTCAAAGAGTGATTGTCAGAGAAGTAGCCCACGAGGACAAAGGCCTGTATATCATCTGTGCGTGCACCGTTGGAATGGCGGGAATGTACGAGATCTACGCCGGCTCCAAAGAGGAGCGTGACAAATGGATGACCCTCATCCGAGAAGCTGTGGAAGA ttGTCAAGAAAAGGACCGGTATCATAAAATGATTGCAAGTTTGCAATATTATCAAG ATTTGCTGCGGGCGAAGGACGACCTGTTAGAAAAATGTCTGACGGAGAAGCAGGAGATCTTCGATGCTCTTTATAAGCAGCTGATTGGCCAGGAGAGCCCCCACCAAGGGCTGCTGCTGCGAGGAGATGCGTCTGACCTCCAGCAGGGGGAGGCGCTGCTCAACGAGGCCATCAAAGACG cgGAAATCCTGCAGAACCGGTTCTTCATGAGGATAAGAGACCCAAACCTCCCTCCAGAGGAGGCTGAGCTGCAGGGAGGGAGGGTCAGGAGGGCTCAGACTTTTGCAGGGTGGGACGATAACCCCAACATAAACT ATGGAGTTGAGTCGCCTGATAGAAATGTGGTCGTTTCATCGTACAGCCGCCAAACCAGCTGTGAAAATCTGCTGAAGAGAATGTCCATCTCTGAAGGCCTGGAACAGTCT GCTGATGATGAAACTGAAATCCATCGAGTCCCACAGAGCAGTTCTACCTCCAGTCACTTTCCTGACAAAGAG GCGTGTTACCGTGTGTTGAAGCTCTCAAAGGCGCTCCACAGCTTAGAA GCAGTCATCGCCCAGCAGGACAGCAGGATTGAGATGCAGAAGGCCTTCCAGATGAAGAACAAGCTTCCCTCTCGCAGCTACAACAACATGCTGCTGGAGCAGGAGAAGCAGCGCACCCTGAAGAAGCAGAAGGAGGAAATGGCCGACCTGCAGAAGCAGCAGGCTCAGCTCCGGGACGAGCGGCAGCGCTGGGAGAAGGAGACGGAGCAGCAGAGGCTCCAGGTGAAGGCTCTGGAGacggagctgcagcagagagaggaggcgtgcaggaggagggaggagaagctggaggaggagaactCTGAGCTGAAGAAGCAAAGGGAGGCTTACCAGAAGAACCTGGAGATCCTGAGGGTGACCTCAAAGAAAATAGAGAAGGATAAAGAGGATTTAGAAAAGAGGAGGTTGAGATTGAATCAAAACCGCAATTATGATGATCCTACACAg TCCTTGCCATACCAGTCTCACAGGGGGAGCGTAGTAAACGGAGGCGGGACCCTGACTGCACCTTCGACGACCCGAGTCCCGATCGCTAACCATTCCGAGCCGATGGACATCCCTCCTAGAGTTCCACCTCGACGGGAGAGCATCAGCCCCCGACCCATCAGCCAGAAACGCCCCCCTGCACGAGCCAGCAGCACCACCTCCCACAGGCAGAAGGCCGCGATGGTGCAGCAGCAGATCCCCCAACAGCTCGCCACATCCTCCAAGAGCAGATATAAAAGCTACAAGTCAAAGCGGGCTCACAAGAGGGCGCACAGCGCAG CTAATATAGATGTTAGTTACCTGGTGCCGATCAAAGCGACAAGCAAAGAAGGAGGCAGCCTAAGGACCATCAGTAACACCAGTCCAAAGAGGAGCTTAACCTCAG ACACCTTCAGGCCTCCAGCGCCCGTTCAGAACGTCAAACCATCTCAGTCGTTCAGCACAAACAGGCGGGACAGCAGCGAAGAGCCTCCACCTCCTCCGCCCCCCTTCCCTAAAGACATTAAGAAAAAAGAGGACAGGTTGGTCATCGTTTAA
- the sppl2 gene encoding signal peptide peptidase-like 2 isoform X1: protein MRLPETLIWAAFLIQKVVGEYGMAHFSDQGKSKGKDYCIFFNSQWARLPQDLNKASRLQIYDLTTSVLCSPSDVPEGGFPNRIPMVMRGNCTFYEKVRLAQINGAKGLLIVSKDRLTPPAGNKTQYEEIDIPVALLSYSDMLDISKTFGKGRLVAMYAPNEPVLDYNMVIIFLMAVGTVAIGGYWAGSRDSKKRYMKHKRDDGAEKQDEETVDVTPIMICVFVVMCCNMLVLLYFFYDYLAIWVIGIFCVASSVGLHSCLWPFVRRIPFCKCRVPENNLPYLHKRPQIRMLLLSALCISVSIVWMVFRNEDQWAWVLQDALGIAFCLYMLKTVRLSTFKACTLLLTVLFVYDVFFVFITPFFTKSGESIMVEVAAGPSDSATHEKLPMVLKVPRLNSSPLALCDRPFSLLGFGDILVPGLLVAYCHRFDILTQSSRIYFVACTIAYGIGLLITFVALALMQMGQPALLYLVPCTLLTSLAVALWRKELPQFWTGSGFVPPIVLAPINCTQTAEPPPPAPPAPVEEPPAEQTTEPTNQSEDAPEQPPQETPPEEKTQDKTDD from the exons ATGAGGCTCCCCGAAACACTGATTTGGGCCGCTTTTCTCATCCAGAAG GTGGTGGGAGAGTACGGCATGGCCCATTTCAGTGATCAGGGCAAGAGCAAAGGGAAGGATTATTGCATATTCTTCAACTCCCAGTGGGCACGTCTACCTCAGGACCTCAACAAAGCA TCACGTCTTCAGATCTATGACTTGACGACTTCGGTCCTGTGCTCGCCCTCCGACGTCCCGGAGGGAGGCTTCCCGAACCGCATCCCCATGGTGATGAGGGGTAACTGCACTTTCTATGAAAAGGTTCGCCTGGCCCAGATTAACGGTGCTAAGGGCCTGCTCATTGTCAGCAAGGACAGGCTG ACTCCACCAGCAGGAAATAAGACTCAGTATGAAGAGATTGACATCCCTGTAGCACTGCTGAGCTACTCTGATATGTTGGACATAAGCAAG ACCTTTGGAAAAGGAAGGCTTGTTGCCATGTACGCACCCAACGAGCCCGTCTTGGACTATAACATGGTGATAATCTTCTTGATGGCAGTGGGAACCGTGGCCATCGGAGGCTACTGGGCCGGCAGCAGAGACAGCAAAAA acgTTACATGAAGCATAAGCGGGATGACGGCGCCGAGAAGCAGGACGAGGAGACGGTGGACGTCACCCCCATCATGATCTGTGTGTTCGTGGTCATGTGCTGCAACATGCTGGTGCTCCTTTACTTCTTCTACGACTACCTGG CCATCTGGGTGATCGGGATCTTCTGCGTGGCGTCCTCCGTCGGCCTCCACAGCTGCCTCTGGCCTTTCGTCAGGAGAATTCCTTTCTGCAAGTGCAG GGTCCCGGAGAACAACCTGCCGTACCTCCACAAGCGGCCGCAGATCCGCATGCTGCTGCTGTCGGCGCTCTGCATCAGCGTCAGCATCGTCTGGATGGTTTTTCGCAACGAAGACCA GTGGGCGTGGGTGTTGCAGGACGCCCTGGGGATCGCCTTCTGTCTCTACATGCTCAAAACAGTCAGGCTGTCCACGTTCAAG GCTTGCACTTTACTTCTGacggttctgtttgtttatgatgttttctttgtatttattacGCCCTTCTTTACAAAG agtgGGGAAAGTATAATGGTGGAGGTAGCGGCAGGTCCCTCTGACTCTGCCACTCATGAAAAG CTCCCCATGGTGCTCAAAGTGCCGAGGTTAAACTCCTCTCCTCTGGCTCTTTGCGACCGGCCCTTCTCCCTCCTGGGCTTCGGAGATATCTTAGTGCCAG gtcTGCTGGTGGCGTACTGTCACAGATTTGACATTTTAACACAATCCTCGAGGATCTACTTCGTGGCCTGTACGATTG CGTACGGCATCGGCCTGCTCATCACCTTCGTGGCCCTGGCCTTGATGCAGATGGGTCAGCCGGCCCTGCTCTACCTGGTGCCTTGCACTCTGCTCACCAGCCTCGCCGTAGCGCTGTGGCGCAAGGAGTTGCCCCAGTTCTGGACTGGAAGTGGATTTGTG CCTCCCATAGTCCTCGCGCCAATCAACTGCACGCAAACTGCAGAGCCGCCGCCGCCAGCACCGCCGGCGCCGGTGGAGGAACCCCCAGCCGAACAAACCACAGAACCCACCAATCAGAGCGAAGACGCGCCCGAGCAGCCGCCTCAGGAAACGCCCCCGGAGGAGAAAACCCAAGACAAAACCGACGAttag